One window of the Archangium primigenium genome contains the following:
- a CDS encoding DUF5985 family protein, whose translation MTEAIYLLCAVASIACAALLLRGYMASRVRLLLWSGLCFAGYAVNNLLLVFAPVLSPGWTEMPVREAVALVSTGLLVFGLVWESE comes from the coding sequence GTGACTGAGGCCATCTACTTGCTGTGCGCGGTGGCGAGCATCGCGTGCGCGGCGCTGCTCCTGCGCGGGTACATGGCCAGTCGGGTGCGGCTGCTGTTGTGGAGCGGGCTGTGCTTCGCGGGCTACGCGGTGAACAACCTGCTCCTGGTGTTCGCGCCCGTGTTGTCCCCGGGTTGGACCGAGATGCCGGTGCGCGAGGCGGTGGCGTTGGTGTCCACCGGGCTGTTGGTGTTCGGTCTCGTCTGGGAGTCCGAATGA
- a CDS encoding thiol-disulfide oxidoreductase DCC family protein: protein MPAPKHELFFDGVCVMCDHSVHFIHARDRHDTFRFAALQSPRAHETLARYGKDAAALDGVYLLIGRDTPDERLLWKYAAVRAVLRELGGGWKALGWVMGLVPRPLGDWFYDRVARNRYRLIGKYEACPIPGPALRAKFLADGS, encoded by the coding sequence ATGCCCGCACCGAAGCACGAGCTGTTCTTCGATGGCGTTTGTGTGATGTGTGACCACTCGGTGCACTTCATCCACGCGCGCGACCGGCACGACACCTTCCGCTTCGCCGCCCTGCAGAGCCCCCGGGCCCACGAGACCCTGGCGCGCTACGGCAAGGACGCGGCGGCGCTGGACGGGGTGTACCTGCTCATCGGGCGCGACACCCCCGACGAGCGGCTCCTGTGGAAGTACGCCGCCGTGCGCGCGGTTCTGCGGGAACTGGGCGGTGGCTGGAAGGCCCTGGGCTGGGTGATGGGGCTCGTGCCCCGGCCGCTCGGGGACTGGTTCTACGACCGCGTGGCGCGCAACCGCTACCGGCTCATCGGCAAGTACGAGGCCTGTCCGATTCCCGGCCCGGCCCTGCGCGCGAAGTTCCTGGCCGACGGCTCGTAG
- a CDS encoding CotH kinase family protein — MRGGGALKGWALVGGVCWGLVGCGPTAGPEASVPSVDVEEPASGTPPTPGPGEDGTQAPPAPGESAPGEPSPQPPRPARCAPTGTRAYWLQEGESVTATVRCGTGYTSPDLRFSVASLPSGASFDEATGTLTWTTTRGQADVWRLPITEKSTGETGELRVGVAVQLSNPGGVQTLLRPETYTEEYGLPVFHLSFEGTLTAGGYRPVQLVYRGHRYTLEAKYRGATSSVFPKRNYTFKFPKGDRFTEPEKAGGAFRDMQRLVLISPFNDNSYLRPRLAFDLWNRMSPDHVQIQTYSAVMYVNGRFWGLFTVADHVDDDLMGRHGLSKDGDLFKAVDADANFSASTKAGAAKSSLAQGYEKKEGTPKDGQAGAYNTISALTQSIAQADTDTFFARRAEWLHTADYEDWWIFNTAILGTDSAAKNAYHYYDPATRAPWRFIPWDLDASFGQLWDTRRIGATGRPDFSSDNLIFSRLLADPRIATPLRARYQALLRGAWSKAEVLALIDGYAEELRQVGPRDEARWRKQYLEFERWGDRTDFTTHAEEVAYLRQWVSDRWDTLEQRVP; from the coding sequence ATGAGGGGCGGGGGCGCGCTGAAGGGGTGGGCGTTGGTCGGTGGGGTGTGCTGGGGACTCGTGGGGTGTGGTCCCACGGCCGGTCCCGAGGCCTCGGTGCCCTCCGTGGACGTGGAGGAGCCCGCCTCGGGCACACCTCCCACGCCGGGCCCCGGAGAGGACGGGACGCAAGCCCCCCCGGCTCCGGGCGAGTCGGCGCCGGGAGAGCCGTCCCCGCAGCCGCCCCGGCCCGCGCGCTGCGCGCCCACGGGCACACGCGCCTACTGGTTGCAGGAGGGTGAGTCGGTCACCGCCACCGTGCGCTGTGGCACGGGCTACACGTCCCCGGACCTGCGCTTCTCGGTGGCCTCGCTGCCCTCGGGCGCCTCCTTCGACGAGGCCACGGGCACGCTCACGTGGACGACGACGCGGGGACAGGCGGACGTCTGGCGTCTGCCCATCACCGAGAAGAGCACGGGCGAGACGGGGGAGCTGCGCGTGGGCGTGGCCGTGCAGCTGAGCAACCCCGGCGGCGTGCAGACGCTCCTGCGGCCGGAGACGTACACCGAGGAGTACGGGCTGCCCGTCTTCCACCTGTCCTTCGAGGGCACGCTCACCGCGGGGGGCTACCGGCCCGTGCAGCTCGTCTACCGGGGCCACCGCTACACGCTGGAGGCCAAGTACCGCGGCGCCACGTCCAGCGTCTTCCCCAAGCGCAACTACACGTTCAAGTTCCCCAAGGGCGACCGCTTCACCGAGCCGGAGAAGGCGGGCGGTGCCTTCCGCGACATGCAGCGGCTGGTGCTCATCTCGCCCTTCAATGACAATTCCTACCTGCGGCCCCGGCTCGCGTTCGACCTGTGGAACCGCATGTCCCCGGACCACGTCCAGATTCAAACCTACAGCGCCGTCATGTATGTGAATGGCCGCTTCTGGGGCCTGTTCACCGTGGCGGACCACGTGGACGACGACCTCATGGGCCGCCATGGCCTGTCCAAGGATGGGGATCTGTTCAAGGCGGTGGACGCGGACGCCAACTTCTCGGCGAGCACCAAGGCGGGCGCGGCCAAGTCCTCCCTCGCCCAGGGCTACGAGAAAAAGGAGGGCACGCCCAAGGACGGCCAGGCGGGCGCCTACAACACCATCAGCGCGCTCACCCAGTCCATCGCCCAGGCGGACACGGACACCTTCTTCGCGCGCCGCGCCGAGTGGCTCCACACGGCCGACTACGAGGACTGGTGGATCTTCAATACCGCCATCCTCGGCACGGACTCGGCCGCCAAGAACGCCTACCACTATTACGACCCGGCCACGCGCGCCCCCTGGCGCTTCATCCCCTGGGACCTGGACGCGAGCTTCGGCCAGCTCTGGGACACGCGCCGCATCGGGGCCACGGGCCGCCCGGACTTCTCGAGCGACAACCTCATCTTCTCGCGGCTGCTCGCGGACCCGCGCATCGCCACGCCCCTGCGCGCGCGCTACCAGGCCCTGCTGCGCGGCGCCTGGAGCAAGGCGGAGGTGCTCGCGCTCATCGACGGCTACGCCGAGGAGCTGCGCCAGGTGGGGCCGCGCGACGAGGCCCGCTGGCGCAAGCAGTACCTCGAGTTCGAGCGCTGGGGGGATCGCACCGACTTCACCACCCACGCCGAGGAGGTGGCCTACCTGCGCCAGTGGGTGAGCGACCGCTGGGACACGCTCGAGCAGCGCGTGCCCTGA
- a CDS encoding DUF5985 family protein, giving the protein MKLFLSGGLFALSWVAGLFFLRYWKKSQDRFFAFFAGAFWLIALQRLLLLDPGTRFVAYCVRLLAFVVILFAIFDKNRAPRR; this is encoded by the coding sequence ATGAAGCTGTTCCTGTCCGGCGGCCTGTTCGCCCTGAGCTGGGTGGCGGGGCTGTTCTTCCTGCGCTACTGGAAGAAGTCCCAGGACCGGTTCTTCGCGTTCTTCGCCGGGGCCTTCTGGCTCATCGCCCTGCAGCGGCTGCTGCTGCTCGACCCGGGCACGCGCTTCGTCGCGTACTGCGTGCGGCTCCTGGCGTTCGTCGTCATCCTTTTCGCCATTTTCGATAAAAACCGCGCGCCGCGCCGCTAG
- a CDS encoding anti-sigma factor family protein: protein MTQCTDRQAKQALRALFEGSLDPEGYARLREHVAGCAACREVYERMSRVDSALEGRALPENRQALLEKELFARLAQAPQAARPPARARFTLPSFVLPSLAGLAVAAVALVVVVPRMRAPESEWGARGGPATGAWGLRAFCVGPEGRVLGEAGPGGALVCGEGDAVQFSYTAPEAARLTVEAPGPAGEPLRFFSTEGDGAPLAPGVDVPLPHSTPVQGGWLSGPLKVQARFRDAQGRALSETSLTLSPR, encoded by the coding sequence ATGACCCAGTGCACGGACCGACAGGCGAAGCAGGCCCTGCGGGCGCTCTTCGAGGGCAGCCTGGACCCCGAGGGCTACGCGCGGCTGCGCGAGCACGTGGCCGGGTGCGCCGCGTGCCGCGAGGTGTACGAGCGGATGAGCCGGGTGGACTCCGCCCTGGAGGGACGTGCCCTCCCGGAGAACCGCCAGGCGCTCCTGGAGAAGGAGCTGTTCGCGCGGCTGGCCCAGGCGCCCCAGGCGGCCCGTCCGCCCGCGCGGGCCCGCTTCACGCTGCCCTCCTTCGTCCTGCCGTCGTTGGCGGGGCTGGCGGTGGCCGCGGTGGCGCTCGTGGTGGTGGTGCCCCGGATGCGCGCGCCGGAGTCCGAGTGGGGCGCGCGGGGAGGCCCGGCCACGGGCGCCTGGGGCCTGCGTGCCTTCTGCGTGGGGCCGGAGGGCCGGGTGCTCGGGGAGGCGGGCCCGGGCGGCGCGCTCGTGTGCGGCGAGGGCGACGCAGTGCAGTTCAGCTACACGGCGCCCGAGGCGGCGCGGCTCACGGTGGAGGCCCCGGGCCCCGCGGGCGAGCCCCTGCGCTTCTTCTCCACCGAGGGCGACGGGGCGCCGCTCGCCCCCGGGGTGGACGTGCCCCTGCCGCACAGCACCCCGGTCCAGGGCGGCTGGCTCTCGGGGCCCCTGAAGGTCCAGGCGCGCTTCCGGGACGCCCAGGGCCGCGCGCTGTCCGAGACGTCCCTCACGCTCTCGCCCCGGTAG
- a CDS encoding ureidoglycolate lyase, translating into MIQPIREALTAEDFAAYGQVVEVPDTGGRLINNGTAWRYDDVAELALDRDGGRPLLSLFRVQPARFPLRCTQLERHPTSSQLFLPLGERPFLVVVALGRDAPDPATLRVFVTNGHQGVNYAPGTWHHPTLALEVETDFLVLGRADTRPGDNCDELPFEGDMVFELT; encoded by the coding sequence ATGATTCAGCCCATCAGGGAAGCACTGACGGCGGAGGACTTCGCGGCGTATGGCCAGGTGGTGGAGGTGCCCGACACGGGCGGGCGCCTCATCAACAATGGGACGGCCTGGCGCTACGACGACGTGGCGGAGTTGGCGCTGGACCGCGACGGGGGCCGGCCCCTGCTCAGCCTCTTCCGGGTGCAGCCCGCGCGCTTCCCACTGCGCTGCACGCAGTTGGAGCGCCACCCCACGTCCAGCCAGCTCTTCCTGCCGCTCGGGGAGCGGCCCTTCCTCGTGGTGGTGGCCCTGGGCCGGGACGCGCCGGACCCCGCCACGCTGCGCGTCTTCGTCACCAACGGCCACCAGGGCGTCAACTACGCGCCGGGCACCTGGCACCACCCCACGCTCGCCCTGGAGGTGGAGACGGACTTCCTCGTGCTCGGGCGCGCGGACACGCGCCCCGGGGACAACTGCGACGAGCTGCCCTTCGAGGGCGACATGGTCTTCGAGCTGACCTGA
- a CDS encoding response regulator, protein MKRTVLLVEDSNTIRHILRVYLMKLKLDFLEADRAEQGLRLLETRSVDLVIADVNMPGGMDGLEFVRRVRSSEHAQVRDVPVVLLSGAKAPDLEARATEAGASEFVRKPVSIDALASVARRHLSLGEDLGPLMA, encoded by the coding sequence GTGAAACGCACCGTGCTACTCGTGGAGGACAGCAACACCATCCGCCACATCCTCCGGGTGTACCTGATGAAGCTCAAGCTGGACTTCCTGGAGGCGGATCGCGCGGAGCAGGGCTTGCGGCTGCTGGAGACGCGGTCGGTGGACCTGGTGATCGCGGACGTGAACATGCCGGGCGGCATGGACGGCCTGGAGTTCGTGCGCCGCGTGCGCTCGAGCGAGCATGCCCAGGTGCGGGACGTGCCCGTCGTGCTGCTCAGCGGCGCCAAGGCGCCGGACCTGGAGGCGCGCGCGACGGAAGCGGGGGCCTCGGAGTTCGTGCGCAAGCCGGTGTCCATCGACGCGCTGGCGAGCGTGGCGCGCCGGCACCTGTCGTTGGGCGAGGACCTCGGGCCGCTCATGGCTTGA
- the gloA gene encoding lactoylglutathione lyase — MRILHTMLRVGDLDKSLDFYTRVLGMQLLRRRDYPDGKFTLAFVGYGPEDTHPALELTHNWDTSQYTLGNAYGHIALGVTDIRAKCEAIRQAGGKVVREPGPMKHGTTVIAFVEDPDGYKVELIEQTTQKD; from the coding sequence ATGCGAATCCTGCACACCATGCTGCGCGTGGGCGACCTCGACAAGTCGCTCGACTTCTACACCCGCGTCCTCGGAATGCAGCTCTTGCGGCGCCGGGACTACCCGGACGGCAAGTTCACGCTCGCCTTCGTGGGCTACGGCCCCGAGGACACCCACCCCGCGCTGGAGCTGACCCACAACTGGGACACCTCCCAGTACACGCTGGGCAACGCCTACGGCCACATCGCCCTGGGGGTGACGGACATCCGCGCGAAGTGCGAGGCCATCCGCCAGGCCGGCGGCAAGGTGGTGCGCGAGCCGGGCCCCATGAAGCACGGCACCACCGTCATCGCCTTCGTGGAGGATCCGGACGGCTACAAGGTGGAGCTCATCGAGCAGACCACCCAGAAGGACTGA
- the kynU gene encoding kynureninase codes for MSGAVTRYEAGEAFVRKMDAEDPLRGFREEFLFPLHGDQPELYLLGNSLGLQPRKAKQYVLEAMESWATLGVDGHFRGERPWMEYHVGLGEQMARIMGARPAEVVVMNTLSVNLHLMMVSFYRPTPERSKILMEASAFPSDQYAVASQVRHHGYDPARTVIALAPREGESVLRPEDILETIERHGQEIALVLFGNVNYLSGQAFDMAAITRAAHAQGCRVGFDLAHAAGNLALSLHDDGPDFAVWCTYKYLNAGPGALAGAFVHERHANDPTLHRFAGWWGNDKRTRFLMKPDYEPTPGAEGWVLSNPPILQLAALRASLEQFERATMPALRDKSVKLTGYLEFLLDRLPPGFVHSLTPRNPAQRGAHLSLRFSKEPQRMLETLRSEGIHCDFRSPDVIRAAPAPLYNSFEDVHRFVGVLERHARS; via the coding sequence ATGAGCGGTGCGGTGACGCGGTACGAGGCCGGCGAGGCGTTCGTCCGGAAGATGGACGCGGAGGACCCCCTGCGCGGCTTCCGCGAGGAGTTCCTCTTCCCCCTCCACGGAGACCAGCCGGAGCTCTACCTGCTGGGCAACTCCCTGGGCCTCCAGCCGCGCAAGGCGAAGCAGTACGTCCTGGAGGCCATGGAGTCCTGGGCCACCCTGGGCGTGGACGGGCACTTCCGGGGCGAGCGCCCGTGGATGGAGTACCACGTGGGGCTCGGCGAGCAGATGGCGCGCATCATGGGCGCCCGCCCCGCCGAGGTCGTGGTGATGAACACCCTCTCGGTGAACCTCCACCTGATGATGGTGTCCTTCTACCGGCCCACCCCCGAGCGCTCGAAGATCCTCATGGAGGCGAGCGCCTTTCCCTCGGACCAGTACGCGGTGGCCTCTCAGGTGCGCCACCACGGGTATGACCCGGCCCGGACGGTGATCGCGCTCGCCCCGCGCGAGGGCGAGAGCGTGCTGCGCCCCGAGGACATCCTCGAGACCATCGAGCGGCACGGCCAGGAGATCGCCCTGGTGCTCTTTGGCAACGTGAACTACCTGAGCGGCCAGGCGTTCGACATGGCGGCCATCACCCGCGCCGCGCACGCCCAGGGCTGCCGCGTGGGCTTCGACCTGGCGCACGCCGCGGGCAACCTCGCGCTGTCCCTGCACGACGACGGGCCGGACTTCGCGGTGTGGTGCACCTACAAGTACCTCAACGCGGGCCCGGGCGCGCTCGCGGGGGCCTTCGTGCACGAGCGCCATGCGAACGATCCCACCCTGCACCGCTTCGCCGGGTGGTGGGGCAATGACAAGCGCACGCGCTTCCTCATGAAGCCCGACTACGAGCCCACCCCGGGCGCCGAGGGCTGGGTGCTGTCCAATCCGCCCATCCTCCAGCTCGCCGCGCTGCGCGCCTCGCTGGAGCAGTTCGAGCGCGCCACCATGCCCGCCCTGCGCGACAAGAGCGTGAAGCTCACGGGCTACCTGGAGTTCCTGCTGGATCGGCTCCCGCCCGGCTTCGTGCACAGCCTCACGCCGAGGAATCCCGCCCAGCGCGGCGCCCACCTGTCCCTGCGCTTCAGCAAGGAGCCCCAGCGCATGCTGGAGACGCTGCGCTCCGAGGGCATCCACTGCGACTTCCGCTCCCCGGACGTCATCCGCGCCGCGCCCGCGCCGCTCTACAACAGCTTCGAGGACGTCCACCGCTTCGTGGGCGTGCTCGAGCGCCACGCCCGGAGCTGA
- a CDS encoding glucose-6-phosphate isomerase, producing MSERRLWERYQKYLCAVESVGLTLDVSRMNFADDFLERMAAPLARAFDAMEALEKGGIANPDEQRRVGHYWLRAPELAPEPALTKEIQDTVAAVNAFAADVHAGRVKPPTAARFTHVLLVGIGGSALGPQLVADALGGPGDKLRVTFLDNTDPDGIDRALATLGDALAQTLTVVISKSGGTKETRNGMVEAERAYTRRGLAFGAHAVAVTGEGSELDRTAKQGQWLRIFPMWDWVGGRTSVLSAVGLLPARLQGLDTDGLLAGARDMDGATRVRDAVKNPAALLALMWFHAGGGKGQKDMVILPYKDRLLLLSKYLQQLVMESLGKEKDLAGAVVNQGIAVYGNKGSTDQHAYVQQLREGVNNFFATFVEVLKDREGEGFQVEPDITSGDYLFGFLLGTRRALFEKGRESMTLTVPDVSARTLGALIALYERAVGLYATLVNINAYHQPGVEAGKKAAGVVLQVQRQVVERLRAEPSRAHSAEELAQALGTPDEVETVFKVLEHLSANAPSGIRREPGASRFQARYRAS from the coding sequence ATGAGCGAGCGTCGGTTGTGGGAGCGCTACCAGAAATATCTGTGCGCGGTGGAATCGGTCGGCTTGACGTTGGACGTGTCGCGAATGAACTTCGCCGACGACTTCCTCGAGCGCATGGCCGCGCCGCTCGCCCGGGCGTTCGACGCCATGGAGGCCCTGGAGAAGGGCGGCATCGCCAACCCGGATGAGCAGCGCCGGGTGGGGCACTACTGGTTGCGCGCCCCGGAGCTCGCGCCCGAGCCCGCGCTGACGAAGGAGATTCAAGACACCGTCGCCGCGGTGAACGCCTTCGCGGCGGACGTGCACGCGGGCCGGGTGAAGCCGCCCACGGCCGCGCGCTTCACCCACGTGCTGCTGGTGGGCATCGGGGGCTCGGCGCTCGGGCCCCAGCTCGTGGCGGACGCGCTCGGGGGCCCCGGGGACAAACTGCGCGTGACGTTCCTGGACAACACGGACCCGGACGGCATCGACCGGGCGCTCGCCACGCTGGGCGACGCGCTCGCCCAGACGCTCACCGTGGTCATCAGCAAGTCGGGCGGCACCAAGGAGACGCGCAACGGCATGGTGGAGGCCGAGCGCGCCTACACCCGCCGGGGCCTCGCCTTCGGCGCCCACGCGGTGGCCGTCACCGGGGAGGGCAGCGAGCTGGATCGCACGGCGAAGCAGGGCCAGTGGCTGCGCATCTTCCCCATGTGGGACTGGGTCGGCGGGCGCACGTCGGTGCTGTCGGCGGTGGGCCTCTTGCCGGCGCGGCTGCAGGGCCTGGACACGGACGGGCTGCTCGCGGGCGCGCGGGACATGGACGGGGCCACGCGCGTGCGGGACGCGGTGAAGAACCCCGCGGCGCTGCTCGCGCTCATGTGGTTCCACGCCGGGGGCGGCAAGGGCCAGAAGGACATGGTCATCCTGCCCTACAAGGACCGACTGCTCCTGTTGTCCAAGTACCTCCAGCAGCTCGTCATGGAGTCGCTGGGCAAGGAGAAGGACCTGGCGGGCGCGGTGGTCAACCAGGGCATCGCCGTCTACGGCAACAAGGGCTCCACGGATCAGCACGCCTACGTGCAGCAGCTGCGCGAGGGGGTGAACAACTTCTTCGCCACCTTCGTGGAGGTGCTCAAGGACCGCGAGGGCGAGGGCTTCCAGGTGGAGCCGGACATCACCAGCGGCGACTACCTCTTCGGCTTCCTGCTGGGCACGCGGCGCGCGCTGTTCGAGAAGGGCCGCGAGTCGATGACCCTCACCGTGCCGGACGTGAGCGCGCGCACGCTCGGGGCGCTCATCGCCCTGTACGAGCGCGCCGTGGGCCTGTACGCCACGCTGGTGAACATCAACGCCTACCACCAGCCGGGCGTGGAGGCGGGCAAGAAGGCCGCGGGCGTGGTGCTCCAGGTGCAGCGCCAAGTGGTGGAGCGGCTGCGCGCCGAGCCGTCCCGGGCCCACTCCGCCGAGGAGCTCGCCCAGGCGCTGGGCACCCCGGACGAGGTGGAGACGGTGTTCAAGGTGCTCGAGCACCTGAGCGCCAACGCGCCCTCGGGCATCCGGCGTGAGCCGGGCGCGAGCCGCTTCCAGGCCCGCTACCGCGCCTCCTGA
- a CDS encoding DUF4174 domain-containing protein, whose amino-acid sequence MLSSLLLGLLMAAPLTLQGPGRPAQVHTLDDARWNHRVLLVFPSEDRHAWAEQQRLVDEARDALESRDILVVMVGDTQAPVRLPDAAAARARWKVGAHEGAAVLVGKDGGEKWRAPLPAPLAPVFSLVDRMPMRQEELREQSLKP is encoded by the coding sequence ATGCTCTCCTCGCTGCTGTTGGGGTTGCTCATGGCCGCGCCCTTGACCCTGCAAGGACCTGGACGACCCGCCCAGGTGCACACGCTGGACGACGCCCGGTGGAACCACCGGGTGCTGCTGGTGTTTCCGAGCGAGGACCGTCACGCCTGGGCCGAGCAGCAGCGGCTCGTGGACGAGGCCCGGGACGCGCTGGAGTCACGCGACATCCTGGTGGTGATGGTGGGCGACACCCAGGCGCCCGTGCGCCTGCCGGACGCGGCGGCGGCGCGGGCGCGCTGGAAGGTGGGCGCGCACGAGGGCGCCGCGGTGCTGGTGGGCAAGGATGGGGGCGAGAAGTGGCGCGCTCCGCTGCCCGCCCCGCTCGCGCCCGTGTTCTCCCTCGTCGACCGCATGCCCATGCGGCAAGAGGAGCTGCGCGAGCAGTCGCTCAAGCCATGA
- a CDS encoding ATP-binding protein, with the protein MMETTWMADGHAQREVRADLPRARILVVDDHAPNLLALEATLDDLGEVVKAHSGAEALLRLLREDFALILLDVQMPGMDGFEAARLIKERERSRFIPIVFLTAHNRDAAHVFQGYAQGAVDYVLKPFAPEILRSKVSVFVELFLKEQQLKRQEALLRRREREALERESAHRYRLLADAMPLCVFVASPEGRLSWGNRAWVELSGRPAHEVENLWRSCAVHPEDQEDVHAAWGESVRTGTPFEVQFRMSRQSDGAFRWFLGRAVAERDGQGRVTGWIITATDIDDPKRASEAKDAFLAAATHELRTPLAAAKMQVQLAQRQYGAILEPGPRRALDGLSRQVDRMTKLVGDLLDVSRLVTGRLSLEVEQFDLVPLLRTSFERLQSLTAQHRLRLDVPECLPMSGDPGRIEQVVTNLVSNAVRYSPHGGAVEMRVWTEADELALRVRDEGVGIPAEKLALIFERFGQAHGARYGGLGLGLTISQGIIAQHGGRIWAESPGVEGAGSTFHVRLPLRREEPHHEHPS; encoded by the coding sequence ATGATGGAGACGACCTGGATGGCGGACGGACATGCTCAGCGGGAGGTGCGCGCGGACTTGCCGCGCGCGCGCATCCTCGTCGTCGATGACCATGCCCCCAACCTGCTCGCCCTGGAGGCCACGCTCGATGACCTGGGCGAGGTGGTCAAGGCCCACTCGGGCGCGGAGGCCCTGCTCCGGCTCTTGCGCGAGGACTTCGCCCTCATCCTCCTGGACGTGCAGATGCCCGGCATGGATGGCTTCGAGGCGGCGCGGCTCATCAAGGAGCGCGAGCGCTCGCGCTTCATCCCCATCGTCTTCCTCACCGCGCACAACCGCGACGCCGCGCACGTCTTCCAGGGCTATGCCCAGGGCGCGGTGGACTACGTGCTCAAGCCCTTCGCGCCGGAGATCCTCCGCTCGAAGGTGTCCGTCTTCGTGGAGCTGTTCCTCAAGGAGCAGCAGCTCAAGCGCCAGGAGGCGCTCCTGCGCCGGCGCGAGCGCGAGGCCCTGGAGCGCGAGAGCGCCCACCGCTACCGCCTGCTCGCCGACGCCATGCCCCTGTGTGTCTTCGTCGCCTCGCCCGAGGGGCGGCTGTCCTGGGGCAACCGCGCCTGGGTGGAGCTGTCCGGCCGGCCCGCGCACGAGGTGGAGAACCTCTGGCGCTCGTGCGCCGTGCACCCCGAGGACCAGGAGGACGTGCACGCCGCGTGGGGCGAGTCGGTGCGCACCGGCACGCCCTTCGAGGTCCAGTTCCGCATGTCCCGCCAGTCCGATGGGGCCTTCCGTTGGTTCCTGGGCCGCGCCGTGGCCGAGCGCGATGGCCAGGGCCGCGTCACCGGGTGGATCATCACCGCCACGGACATCGACGACCCCAAGCGCGCGAGCGAGGCCAAGGACGCGTTCCTCGCCGCCGCCACGCACGAGCTGCGCACGCCCCTGGCCGCCGCGAAGATGCAGGTGCAGCTCGCCCAGCGGCAGTACGGCGCCATCCTGGAGCCCGGGCCCCGCCGGGCGCTCGATGGCCTGAGCCGCCAGGTGGACCGGATGACGAAGCTGGTGGGGGACCTCTTGGACGTGAGCCGGCTCGTCACCGGCCGGCTCTCGCTGGAGGTCGAGCAGTTCGACCTGGTGCCGCTCCTGCGCACCTCCTTCGAGCGGCTCCAATCGCTCACCGCTCAACATCGCCTGCGCCTGGACGTCCCCGAATGCCTTCCCATGAGCGGAGACCCCGGGCGCATCGAGCAGGTCGTGACCAACCTCGTGTCCAACGCCGTGCGCTACTCGCCCCATGGCGGGGCGGTGGAGATGAGGGTTTGGACGGAGGCGGACGAGCTCGCACTGAGGGTGCGGGACGAGGGCGTGGGCATCCCGGCGGAAAAGCTGGCGCTCATCTTTGAACGTTTTGGACAGGCGCACGGCGCGCGATACGGTGGCCTGGGCTTGGGGCTGACCATCTCCCAGGGCATCATCGCCCAGCATGGGGGGCGGATCTGGGCCGAGTCCCCCGGGGTCGAGGGCGCGGGGAGTACCTTCCACGTCCGCCTGCCCCTGAGGCGCGAGGAGCCGCATCACGAACACCCGTCCTGA
- a CDS encoding alpha/beta hydrolase family protein, with protein sequence MSQPWMLETPAPPADTRIPYGDITHQFGDLRLPRGEGPHPVVVMIHGGFWRARYDLEHVGHLCADLTRRGYATWSLEYRRVGHPEGGWTGTFEDVARGTDYLRTLARHYPLDLKRVVLMGHSAGGHLALWLAGRGRLEAGEPLHTPTPLVPRGVVSLAGVVDLARAHTLNLGNGIVESFLGGTPAQVPERYRLGSPAALLPLGVKQVLVHGVKDDIVPVALSEAYQARATALGDTARLVRLENAEHFAVIDPRAAEWAQVVEAVGSLL encoded by the coding sequence ATGAGCCAACCCTGGATGCTGGAGACGCCCGCGCCGCCCGCGGACACGCGGATTCCCTATGGGGACATCACCCACCAGTTCGGCGACCTGCGCCTGCCGCGCGGGGAGGGGCCGCACCCGGTGGTGGTGATGATCCACGGGGGCTTCTGGCGCGCGCGCTATGACCTGGAGCACGTGGGCCACCTGTGCGCGGACCTCACGCGCCGGGGCTACGCCACCTGGAGCCTGGAGTACCGGCGGGTGGGCCACCCGGAGGGCGGCTGGACGGGCACCTTCGAGGACGTGGCCCGGGGCACGGACTACCTGCGCACGCTCGCGCGCCACTACCCGTTGGATCTCAAGCGCGTGGTGCTCATGGGACACTCGGCGGGCGGCCACCTGGCGCTGTGGCTCGCGGGCCGGGGCCGGCTCGAGGCCGGCGAGCCCCTGCACACCCCGACGCCGCTCGTGCCGCGCGGGGTGGTGTCGCTGGCGGGCGTGGTGGACCTGGCGCGCGCCCACACGCTGAACCTGGGCAACGGCATCGTCGAGTCCTTCCTCGGAGGCACCCCCGCCCAGGTGCCCGAGCGCTACCGGCTCGGCTCCCCCGCGGCGCTGCTGCCGCTGGGCGTCAAGCAGGTGCTCGTGCACGGGGTGAAGGACGACATCGTCCCCGTGGCGCTCAGCGAGGCCTACCAGGCGCGCGCCACGGCGCTCGGGGACACCGCGCGGCTCGTGCGGCTGGAGAACGCCGAGCACTTCGCGGTCATCGACCCGCGCGCCGCCGAGTGGGCCCAGGTGGTGGAGGCCGTGGGCTCGCTCCTGTAG